Genomic DNA from Desulfuromonas versatilis:
AATGCCGATGGTAGCGCTGGAACTCTGGACGATGATGGTAAGAATCGCGCCGATGGCGACGCCGAGCAGGTGATGGTCGCCGACCAGCAGAAACAGGTCCTTGAAGGCCTGGCTCCCCTTGACGGGATCAAAGGCGTCTTTCATGATGGCGAGACCGAAGAACAGCATGCCGAAGCCGAGCATGATCTCGCCGACGTAGACCCACTTCTGCTTGCGCCCGAAGAGCTTGAAGGCGGCACCCAGACCGATGGCCGGCAGTGCGTACTTGGTGATCTTGAAGGCGATGAGCTGGGCGGTCACCGTGGTGCCGATGTTGGCGCCGAGGATGATGCCGATGGACTGCACCAGGGACATCAGGCCGGCGTTGACGAACCCGACCACCATGACCGTGGTGGCGCTGGAAGACTGGATGATGGCGGTAACGGCAATCCCGACCAGGGTACCGACGATCCGGTTGCTGGTCAGCGCCGCCAGGATTTTCCGCATCCTGTCGCCTGCGATCTTCTGCAGACCCTCCGACATGATCTTCATGCCGAAAAGGAAAAGGCCCAATCCGCCGACCAGGCCAAAGATCAATTTCTGGTTGAACAGAATGTCCAGCATTGTATTACCCCCGCTGCAGGAGTCCTGACGAACCCCTTGATTTATTGAGAATTCGGGTTGGAAAAAGCGGGGGCACTATACCTGATAGGTCATTTTTTTTCAATCGAAAAGGGCAATCTGAAATCCGCCGGACCAGCCAGGTCGGCACCGGGGAGATAGACCCTCATTTCGAAGGACTTCAGCGAGCCGAGTTCGGCCAGGAAATACACCGCCCCCGACACCTTGGCCCCGGGAATGATCGACTGCTGAGGCAGACCCTCGGTGCGGATGTCCTGGGGGTAGTTTTCGGCAAAATACGGCAGGGCGCTGTCAAAGGTATTGAAAAAGGTCCCCTTTTCCCTGTCTTCAAGATAGTAGTAACCGACATAGGGATAAGGGATCAGGTAGGCCGAATCCTTCTTGGCGATTTCGATCACCCGTTCGGGCGGCACCGCCCGGTATTGGGTGCCGTCCTGATCGATAAGCAAAAAGGAATCCAGGGGGATGCTGAGCGGTCCCTGGGTGAGATTTTCCACGGTCACCAGGAATGAGGTGAGGTTCTCCAGCGTATGGTAGGGGACGATTTCGAGATCCTGTACCCGCGCGGTGACCCGTACCCCTTTGTTGGTTTCTGAAATGGAGCCCGCCACCGGGTCCACCGTGGCTGTGGCCGTGGCTTTCGGCACGACCGCGAACCCGCACCCACTGAGCAGCATGCCCAGGGCCATCGCAGTGAAAAACAAACGCATGATCGGCATACTCCCCTCCTGATCCGGGAATGCCTAGCCCTTTTTTCCCAGGGACCAGAGCAGCATTTCCCGGTAGTCCTCGTTATTTTCCCGGATTCGTTGGCTGAAGACCCTGATGATGTTGCGCATCAGCTTCAGGCCGAGCTTAGGATTAGAATCACAAAGTTTTTCGAAATCGTCCTTTTTGATGCTGAGAAGCTGAGCGGTCTCGGCAACCCGCGCGGTTGCCGAGCGAGGGGCCCCGTCGAGAATGGCCATCTCCCCAAAGACGTCCTCAGGGCCAAGAATCACCAGGGTCTTCTCCTCACCTTCGGCGAGCATTTTGGAAATCTTGATGGCGCCTCGCTGCACCAGGTAGAGGGATTCGCCGGGCATGTTCTCGATGAAGACGGTCATCCCCTCGTCCATGCGTTTTTCGGAAAAAATCCCGGCAAGGGTGGAAATTTCGTCCTCGGCCATGTCCTTGAAGAGAAAACTCCCCTTCAGGTCGTCAAGCTTCACTTTTTTCATCGCTGCTGCCACTCGAGAATGGTCTGTCCAACCGGAATCGGCTGTACTTGCCAAATGTTATCATACAGGGCAATTTCCGCACGACGGCGCAGGGCAAGGTCGCGACCCTCAGCGCCGACACGGTCCACCGAGCCGCTCAGGTAGATCTCTACGGGAATTTGATGTCTGCCCCGCAAATAATCCTCCACCGCCCGGGCCCTCATTACCGCGATGGAAATATTCGAATTGGCTTCCCCTTCAGGGCTGGAAAAGCCTTCTATCCGCACCAGGGCCTTGTCCTTTGCCAGGGTCGAAAGCTCCTTGGCCGCCCGGTCGATGGCTGCACGCGCGGTGTCATCGAGACTGGCCGAGCCCATGGAAAAGGTCACCGTGGCCAGCACCTTGCGAGTCGCCAGCAACTGTTCGACCTCACCCGGCAGGCTCTGGTCTGCCGCCGCGGAGACAGCCATAAGGATCAACAGCGCACCGCAGACGGCCAGCAGATGCCTCATCAGTGACCTCCTTCCCTGGGCACGAGCACCAGGATTTCCAGTCGCCGGTTCTCGGCGCGCCCCTCCTCGGTGGCGTTGTCGGCGATCGGGGTACTTTCACCGAAGCCGCGAACGAAAATGCGGTTGGCGTCGAATCCATCCCTGGCCACCAGGTGGGTAGCGGCAGAGATGGCACGCTTGAGCGACAACCGATCATTGTACAGGTCTGAACCGACATTGTCGGTATGGCCATCGATCCTGAGGATCAGCCATTTGCCTTCCTGGCGTAGGTGATTCGCGATCAGCGAGAGGGTCTTCTTCCCTTCATCGGACAGCGACCACTGGTCGAAGCTGAAGGTCAGCTCAGGCAGGCGGAATTTGCGGTAAACCACGGTGCGGATCGGCTCTTCGGGAGCTTTAGTCGCCCCAACTTCCTGCGTGGCGGCAACGGGTGCTGCCGCACGAGATGCCGGCGCCGGTGAAACCTCCGGCGGGGCAATCGGGGCAACAGCCAGGGCCCCGCCCGCAGCCGCTTCGGGGATCACCAGTTTTTCCACCGGCATCACCACGACTTCCTCGGTGTTCGGTTCTATCGGGACCTCGAGTTTGGCCACCGGGGAGGTCTTGACCGCAGCGGTCGGGATCAGCGGCGTAAGGGTCCGGATTTTTACGATTTTAATGGGTTCGGATACGGCTTCCGGCTCTTCCGGGGCGGGTTCGATGATTTTGGGGATCGACCTGCGGTAAGTGCCGACACCCTGGCTGCCCGACAAACCAACCAGCACTCGCCAGTCGGGGCTCACATCGGAAAGCCCCATCCCCAACCCGAGGTTGACGGTCAGGTGGGGCGAGATGAAGTACTGGAAGCCCGCGGTGGCTTCGGTGGGCTTGCCTCCCCCGTCGACCCGCTCGGTAAGAGTCTCCAGTTCGGCAATCAGCCGCAGCCGCATGCTGGGGAAGAATTCCACGCCGCCGGCGAAAATGTACTGGTCCTCGAAATCGATATTGTCGGGATCTTCCGCTTTCACGTAGCCGGCATTGACATGAATTCCGAAACGTTCGAGGGGTTTATAGCTGCCGATCACTCTGCCCACCAGGTCGGTCAGGCCGTCGAAATCGGGCGAGTCCGAA
This window encodes:
- a CDS encoding OmpA family protein gives rise to the protein MRHLLAVCGALLILMAVSAAADQSLPGEVEQLLATRKVLATVTFSMGSASLDDTARAAIDRAAKELSTLAKDKALVRIEGFSSPEGEANSNISIAVMRARAVEDYLRGRHQIPVEIYLSGSVDRVGAEGRDLALRRRAEIALYDNIWQVQPIPVGQTILEWQQR
- a CDS encoding Crp/Fnr family transcriptional regulator; the protein is MKKVKLDDLKGSFLFKDMAEDEISTLAGIFSEKRMDEGMTVFIENMPGESLYLVQRGAIKISKMLAEGEEKTLVILGPEDVFGEMAILDGAPRSATARVAETAQLLSIKKDDFEKLCDSNPKLGLKLMRNIIRVFSQRIRENNEDYREMLLWSLGKKG
- a CDS encoding OmpA family protein, whose amino-acid sequence is MRRSILVLAMLAALSLGRATPSYALTPTQFGNIGLLSQPTADTLNAGNIGLGLWGNFSEKGKSNIVPVSLTMGLGSFMEVYGSYPNLLFNDDDLDSGRGYANIGAKFRVWGKRSSLFKMALDAQVRRTLSDSPDFDGLTDLVGRVIGSYKPLERFGIHVNAGYVKAEDPDNIDFEDQYIFAGGVEFFPSMRLRLIAELETLTERVDGGGKPTEATAGFQYFISPHLTVNLGLGMGLSDVSPDWRVLVGLSGSQGVGTYRRSIPKIIEPAPEEPEAVSEPIKIVKIRTLTPLIPTAAVKTSPVAKLEVPIEPNTEEVVVMPVEKLVIPEAAAGGALAVAPIAPPEVSPAPASRAAAPVAATQEVGATKAPEEPIRTVVYRKFRLPELTFSFDQWSLSDEGKKTLSLIANHLRQEGKWLILRIDGHTDNVGSDLYNDRLSLKRAISAATHLVARDGFDANRIFVRGFGESTPIADNATEEGRAENRRLEILVLVPREGGH